A genomic window from Nicotiana sylvestris chromosome 11, ASM39365v2, whole genome shotgun sequence includes:
- the LOC138881292 gene encoding uncharacterized protein, whose product MEVSLLTRNKLGFIDGSVTRDTYGDTHANLWDRCNAIVKSWIMHNVSRDLLSGVLFRSSAYAIWSDLKERFDKDEYDSIMPPPVCCDKSKKFTERQEYQYLWQFLIGLNDSYSQARSQIIMKSKIPTVNQAYAMILQDESQKLVAGGSYSTESIDPTALFSSKIGQKQRRNFNVECDFCHLKGHTKEECYKLMKCDYCNRKGHLKANCYKPIGYPTDFKP is encoded by the exons ATGGAGGTTTCGTTGCTAACACGGAACAAATTAGGGTTCATCGATGGATCGGTGACGCGTGATACTTATGGAGACACTCATGCAAATCTATGGGACCGCTGCAATGCTATTGTGAAGTCATGGATAATGCACAATGTGAGCCGTGATTTGCTGAGTGGAGTATTATTCCGGTCAAGTGCATATGCAATCTGGTCGGATCTCAAGGAACGATTTGATAAG GATGAGTATGATTCGATTATGCCTCCACCTGTTTGTTGTGATAAGTCGAAGAAATTTACTGAACGACAGGAGTATCAATATTTATGGCAGTTTTTAATAGGGTTAAATGATAGCTACAGTCAAGCTCGTAGTCAAATCATAATGAAATCTAAAATTCCTACTGTTAATCAAGCCTATGCTATGATTCTTCAAGATGAAAGCCAGAAACTAGTAGCAGGTGGGAGTTATAGTACTGAGTCTATTGATCCTACTGCCCTGTTCAGCTCTAAGATTGGTCAAAAACAAAGAAGGAATTTCAATGTTGAATGTGATTTCTGTCATTTAAAGGGACATACCAAGGAGGAATGTTACAAATTGATGAAGTGTGATTACTGCAATAGGAAGGGACATTTAAAGGCAAACTGCTACAAGCCGATAGGGTATCCTACAGATTTTAAACCTTAG